In Bacilli bacterium, a single window of DNA contains:
- a CDS encoding DUF3311 domain-containing protein — protein MPNEQKDKKASWLWYLLLLIPFIATLWPPFYAGAEPTLAGMPYFYWYQFLWVIISAVLTAVVYFATKQK, from the coding sequence ATGCCGAATGAACAAAAAGACAAGAAAGCTTCCTGGCTTTGGTACCTTCTCTTGCTCATCCCCTTTATCGCTACTTTGTGGCCGCCGTTTTATGCGGGCGCTGAGCCGACGCTTGCCGGGATGCCATATTTTTATTGGTATCAATTTTTATGGGTTATTATCAGCGCGGTATTGACGGCAGTTGTTTATTTTGCGACAAAGCAGAAGTAA
- a CDS encoding C4-dicarboxylate ABC transporter — translation MPENNNVQNKTDASALWMGWIGIVAGVIAFFYAPFIFGAVAVVLGLITVFSKANTLGWWACALGVIGAIANGWFY, via the coding sequence ATGCCGGAGAACAACAATGTGCAGAATAAAACGGACGCGTCGGCGCTGTGGATGGGGTGGATCGGCATCGTTGCCGGTGTGATCGCGTTTTTCTACGCGCCGTTTATTTTCGGTGCGGTTGCCGTCGTCCTCGGCCTGATTACCGTTTTCAGCAAAGCCAATACGTTAGGATGGTGGGCCTGCGCTTTGGGCGTCATCGGCGCAATTGCGAACGGATGGTTTTATTAG
- a CDS encoding DUF1259 domain-containing protein, protein MANTNLCNRLATIIGGQVLARTPACVVQTLRTLNVRILGRRSRSPLTLPFALSVEARDAQGRTLNLGETVILEREINPFVTELRRRGIRVTAIHNHWLFQSNPFKYIHWESIDNPVAFAQKSAAAARAVGILPRNNR, encoded by the coding sequence ATGGCAAACACGAATTTATGCAATCGTTTGGCAACCATTATTGGCGGACAAGTATTGGCCAGAACGCCTGCATGTGTTGTCCAAACATTGCGTACCTTGAACGTGCGAATTCTTGGGAGAAGAAGCCGGTCGCCGCTAACGCTGCCTTTTGCGCTATCGGTAGAGGCCCGCGACGCGCAAGGGCGCACGCTGAATTTGGGTGAAACCGTCATTCTGGAAAGAGAGATCAACCCGTTTGTCACGGAATTGCGCAGACGCGGAATCAGAGTGACGGCGATTCACAACCATTGGCTTTTCCAAAGCAATCCGTTCAAATACATCCACTGGGAGTCCATTGACAACCCCGTTGCGTTTGCGCAAAAAAGCGCCGCAGCCGCAAGAGCGGTAGGCATTTTGCCAAGAAACAACAGGTGA
- a CDS encoding SCO family protein, whose translation MNNFIAKNKSILLTAAIIILLAAGYSVYANYFQKEKLPVFQAVPGFEMNDIYGERVVFADVKKPKLVYFFYASCADACPISNHILKLVQEQLKEKHVFGKKVEMFSITIDPVRDTNKVLQEYAKQFGADKSGWKFLRTETPKEVRDVAKGFGVEVLNEGGDMLHSDVIFLLDADNHIRKYFLTDKNVDTIVKDTMSLL comes from the coding sequence ATGAATAACTTCATTGCGAAAAACAAATCGATTTTGTTGACAGCGGCGATTATTATTTTGCTGGCTGCAGGCTATTCCGTATATGCGAACTATTTTCAAAAGGAAAAGCTTCCCGTCTTTCAGGCCGTGCCCGGATTTGAAATGAACGATATTTATGGCGAGCGGGTCGTTTTCGCAGACGTGAAAAAACCGAAACTGGTATACTTTTTCTATGCGTCTTGTGCGGACGCGTGCCCGATCTCCAATCACATTCTAAAACTCGTGCAAGAACAATTGAAGGAAAAACACGTATTCGGCAAAAAGGTCGAGATGTTCTCGATTACGATCGATCCTGTCCGGGATACAAACAAAGTGCTGCAGGAATATGCCAAACAGTTTGGCGCGGACAAATCCGGATGGAAGTTTTTGCGCACCGAAACGCCAAAAGAAGTGAGGGACGTGGCAAAAGGATTCGGCGTCGAGGTGCTTAACGAGGGTGGAGACATGCTGCACTCCGATGTCATCTTCCTGCTGGATGCGGATAATCATATCCGCAAGTATTTTCTCACGGATAAAAATGTCGATACCATCGTGAAAGATACGATGAGTTTGCTGTAA
- a CDS encoding copper amine oxidase N-terminal domain-containing protein: MKTNRWKKVFAVIFSASIFLSAGAHSTYAASKYVGLEMRWLDGHIDHVETLLKDGVTYGSLFAIGSEASLRSETGDKGQVVLSGYKKRIVVHMGSNIAEVDGQKVDMGRKPVWYISHLYVPIRFLAAALGGKVADWDPKTGKVTVTGLHHYNDTFYGSMMGHSYVIHSETGDLEITNVYSGQKVTIPLGLKDINVNTHHLAMDFKSTRKNLLILSVTYTNRHTGEYDLYTLLFKNQGLIRKSVAHDLTEQYEIIQPDGNIQLIDDKNIRIVEDETGNILATRAR, from the coding sequence TTGAAAACCAACAGATGGAAAAAGGTGTTTGCCGTCATTTTTAGCGCGTCCATTTTCTTATCGGCGGGGGCACACAGTACATACGCGGCTTCCAAATATGTCGGGCTGGAAATGCGGTGGCTGGACGGCCATATTGACCATGTGGAAACGCTGCTGAAAGACGGGGTAACCTACGGAAGTCTTTTCGCCATCGGAAGCGAGGCAAGTCTGCGTTCGGAAACGGGTGACAAAGGCCAGGTCGTGTTAAGCGGGTACAAGAAGCGCATTGTGGTTCATATGGGGAGCAATATAGCCGAAGTGGACGGGCAAAAAGTGGACATGGGGCGAAAACCTGTGTGGTATATCAGCCATCTTTATGTGCCGATCAGATTCCTCGCCGCCGCCCTGGGCGGTAAAGTGGCCGACTGGGATCCGAAGACGGGGAAGGTGACCGTAACCGGACTTCATCATTATAACGACACCTTCTACGGGAGCATGATGGGGCACAGTTATGTCATACACTCGGAAACGGGAGACTTGGAGATTACTAATGTTTATTCGGGGCAAAAGGTTACGATTCCGTTGGGGCTCAAGGATATTAACGTAAACACGCATCATCTCGCAATGGACTTCAAGTCGACCCGCAAAAATTTATTGATTCTTTCCGTAACCTATACCAATCGCCATACGGGCGAATATGACTTGTACACGTTGTTGTTCAAAAATCAAGGCCTCATCCGCAAATCTGTCGCGCACGATTTGACGGAACAGTACGAGATCATACAGCCGGACGGCAATATACAACTGATCGATGATAAAAATATTCGCATCGTTGAAGATGAAACCGGAAACATACTTGCGACGCGCGCCCGGTAA
- a CDS encoding MerR family transcriptional regulator, protein MEYTVQKLGQMAGISTRTLRYYDEIGILKPARINSSGYRIYGKAEVDRLQQILFYRELGVSLDQIKTILADPAFDKVKALRAHREQLLDKRRQLDLLLANVEKTIALNEGRMAMSDEEKFAGFKQRMLAENERKYGKEIREKYGEDAVNQSNNKLKNMTKEQHSEVTRLTSEVKSALAEAFKTGDPAGQLAQKAAELHKQWLTYFWSDYSKEAHANLAQMYVDDERFRAYYDEGQPGMAQFLCDAIRIYTGKA, encoded by the coding sequence ATGGAATACACCGTGCAAAAGCTTGGACAAATGGCGGGAATCAGCACCAGAACGTTACGGTATTACGATGAAATCGGAATTCTTAAGCCGGCAAGAATCAATTCATCCGGATACCGGATTTACGGGAAGGCAGAAGTCGACAGGCTGCAGCAAATTTTGTTTTACCGGGAGCTGGGCGTCAGTCTGGACCAAATCAAAACGATTTTAGCCGATCCCGCTTTTGACAAAGTTAAAGCGCTGCGTGCTCACCGTGAACAACTCCTGGACAAACGAAGACAATTGGATCTTTTGCTAGCTAATGTAGAAAAGACAATTGCCTTAAATGAAGGGAGAATGGCCATGAGCGATGAAGAGAAATTCGCCGGTTTCAAACAACGCATGCTTGCTGAAAACGAGCGGAAATACGGCAAAGAAATCCGGGAGAAATACGGTGAAGACGCGGTTAACCAATCCAACAACAAGCTGAAAAACATGACCAAAGAACAACACAGCGAGGTAACGCGCTTAACAAGCGAAGTGAAGTCCGCATTGGCTGAAGCGTTTAAAACAGGCGATCCGGCCGGCCAGCTGGCGCAAAAAGCGGCGGAGCTGCACAAGCAATGGCTCACTTACTTTTGGAGCGATTACAGCAAGGAAGCGCATGCCAATCTTGCGCAAATGTATGTGGATGATGAGCGTTTCAGGGCTTATTACGACGAAGGCCAGCCCGGAATGGCGCAATTTTTATGCGATGCGATCCGCATTTATACGGGGAAGGCTTGA